One genomic window of Heptranchias perlo isolate sHepPer1 chromosome 12, sHepPer1.hap1, whole genome shotgun sequence includes the following:
- the LOC137327893 gene encoding guanine nucleotide exchange factor for Rab-3A-like isoform X4 codes for MEQKQASGSQCFASKRALNTWKEAMPVDDEVGSEQRTANAQQENSEPMSEEMLRNAYHLSRLRSSSVEIREKGSERLKEELAKAQRELKLKDEECEKLSKVRDQLEQELEELTACLFEEAHKMVREANTKQATAEKQLKEAQGKIDVLLAEVTALKTLVITSTPSSPNRELHPQLQSPSKAVFKKGHGRNKSMSSAIVTATTHNTQLQPIGKDGREIDPILFDEFQAWKEAPTLDKACPFLERIYQEDISPCLSFAKHELTEAVQAAVESNTLSIEPAAAQALPAVKASAIECGGPNGWRAEVVTKCALSGLSRTCKHRIKLGDSGNYFYISPSCRSRITAVCNFFTYIRYIQQGLVRQDVEQMYWEVMKLRKEMSVAKLGYYTEES; via the exons GGAGCAGAAGCAAGCATCTGGGAGTCAGTGTTTTGCCAGTAAAAGAGCACTCAATACCTGGAAGGAGGCTATGCCCGTGGATGATGAAGTTGGGTCTGAGCAGCGGACAGCAAATGCTCAGCAGGAAAACTCTGAGCCCATGAGTGAGGAGATGCTTCGTAATGCCTACCACCTGTCCCGGCTACGGAGCTCCTCCGTGGAAATACGGGAAAAAGGATCGGAACGTCTGAAGGAAGAGTTGGCGAAGGCGCAGAGG GAGCTGAAGCTGAAGGACGAAGAATGTGAGAAACTGTCTAAGGTGCGGGACCAGTTggagcaggaactggaggagtTGACGGCCTGTCTCTTTGAG GAAGCACATAAGATGGTGCGGGAAGCAAACACTAAACAGGCCACAGCTGAGAAGCAGCTCAAGGAAGCACAAGGGAAG ATTGATGTGCTACTGGCTGAGGTAACTGCACTGAAGACACTTGTGATTACATCTACACCATCCTCTCCCAATAGGGAGCTCCACCCTCAGCTCCAGAGCCCCTCGAAAGCTGTCTTTAAGAAGGGTCACGGTCGCAACAAGAGCATGAGCAGTGCCATCGTCACGgcaactacacacaatactcaatTACAGCCAATCGGCAAGGACGGCAGGGAG ATCGATCCAATTTTATTTGATGAGTTCCAGGCGTGGAAGGAGGCACCAACCCTGGATAAGGCTTGCCCGTTCTTAGAGAGGATTTACCAGGAGGACATCAGCCCATGCCTCTCCTTTGCCAAGCATGAG cTGACAGAAGCAGTCCAGGCTGCCGTAGAGAGCAACACCTTGAGTATTGAGCCAGCAGCTGCCCAAGCGTTACCAGCAGTCAAGGCCTCAGCCATAGAGTGTGGAGGACCAAA TGGGTGGCGGGCTGAAGTAGTGAC GAAATGTGCGCTAAGTGGCCTGTCCAGAACCTGTAAACATCGCATCAAGCTGGGAGACTCAGGAAACTATTTCTACATTTCACCATCCTGCAGGTCCAGG ATTACCGCTGTTTGCAACTTCTTCACATATATTCGTTATATCCAGCAGGGTCTGGTCCGACAAGATG TGGAACAGATGTACTGGGAAGTGATGAAGCTGAGGAAGGAGATGTCTGTTGCTAAACTGGGGTACTACACAGAGGAGTCTTAG
- the LOC137327893 gene encoding guanine nucleotide exchange factor for Rab-3A-like isoform X3 has protein sequence MWKREQKQASGSQCFASKRALNTWKEAMPVDDEVGSEQRTANAQQENSEPMSEEMLRNAYHLSRLRSSSVEIREKGSERLKEELAKAQRELKLKDEECEKLSKVRDQLEQELEELTACLFEEAHKMVREANTKQATAEKQLKEAQGKIDVLLAEVTALKTLVITSTPSSPNRELHPQLQSPSKAVFKKGHGRNKSMSSAIVTATTHNTQLQPIGKDGREIDPILFDEFQAWKEAPTLDKACPFLERIYQEDISPCLSFAKHELTEAVQAAVESNTLSIEPAAAQALPAVKASAIECGGPNGWRAEVVTKCALSGLSRTCKHRIKLGDSGNYFYISPSCRSRITAVCNFFTYIRYIQQGLVRQDVEQMYWEVMKLRKEMSVAKLGYYTEES, from the exons GGAGCAGAAGCAAGCATCTGGGAGTCAGTGTTTTGCCAGTAAAAGAGCACTCAATACCTGGAAGGAGGCTATGCCCGTGGATGATGAAGTTGGGTCTGAGCAGCGGACAGCAAATGCTCAGCAGGAAAACTCTGAGCCCATGAGTGAGGAGATGCTTCGTAATGCCTACCACCTGTCCCGGCTACGGAGCTCCTCCGTGGAAATACGGGAAAAAGGATCGGAACGTCTGAAGGAAGAGTTGGCGAAGGCGCAGAGG GAGCTGAAGCTGAAGGACGAAGAATGTGAGAAACTGTCTAAGGTGCGGGACCAGTTggagcaggaactggaggagtTGACGGCCTGTCTCTTTGAG GAAGCACATAAGATGGTGCGGGAAGCAAACACTAAACAGGCCACAGCTGAGAAGCAGCTCAAGGAAGCACAAGGGAAG ATTGATGTGCTACTGGCTGAGGTAACTGCACTGAAGACACTTGTGATTACATCTACACCATCCTCTCCCAATAGGGAGCTCCACCCTCAGCTCCAGAGCCCCTCGAAAGCTGTCTTTAAGAAGGGTCACGGTCGCAACAAGAGCATGAGCAGTGCCATCGTCACGgcaactacacacaatactcaatTACAGCCAATCGGCAAGGACGGCAGGGAG ATCGATCCAATTTTATTTGATGAGTTCCAGGCGTGGAAGGAGGCACCAACCCTGGATAAGGCTTGCCCGTTCTTAGAGAGGATTTACCAGGAGGACATCAGCCCATGCCTCTCCTTTGCCAAGCATGAG cTGACAGAAGCAGTCCAGGCTGCCGTAGAGAGCAACACCTTGAGTATTGAGCCAGCAGCTGCCCAAGCGTTACCAGCAGTCAAGGCCTCAGCCATAGAGTGTGGAGGACCAAA TGGGTGGCGGGCTGAAGTAGTGAC GAAATGTGCGCTAAGTGGCCTGTCCAGAACCTGTAAACATCGCATCAAGCTGGGAGACTCAGGAAACTATTTCTACATTTCACCATCCTGCAGGTCCAGG ATTACCGCTGTTTGCAACTTCTTCACATATATTCGTTATATCCAGCAGGGTCTGGTCCGACAAGATG TGGAACAGATGTACTGGGAAGTGATGAAGCTGAGGAAGGAGATGTCTGTTGCTAAACTGGGGTACTACACAGAGGAGTCTTAG